The Sabethes cyaneus chromosome 1, idSabCyanKW18_F2, whole genome shotgun sequence DNA segment attataattataatttaaccgctaagtcgaccaagaTGAGATCATAATAGGTAATCAAAAACCGTTACAtcaaggtatcaaattttgttttcaatttgctctaaaactttgctcgggtagTCAGTCGTAGTGATGCTCCCTCTAGGGAGATAGGTAGTCAAGATAGGTAGTACAAGAAGCTCTTACCGTTCGcgggcagatttttttttttgagggaTAAAAGAGGACGGTACTCCAGTGAAAAGTTTTAGTTTCGTTGATACGAAAGCAGTTTCATTGCTAGTGACTAATTAGCAAAACCAAGTAAAGTAACAATAAACTACAGTAAAACAACAATGGCCAGCAATTCCATCAAACTGCAATCCTCGGACGGCAAGATTTTCGAAACAACCGTCGACATCGTCAAATGTTCTGGAACTTTGAGAACCATGAACCATCTTGTTCTGGACCGTACGAAGGAAGATCTCGTACCGCTGCAGAACGTAGCTGCAGCAACACTTGAGAAGGTACTGGAGTGGGCCACCTACCACAAGGACGACCCGGAACCGATTGAAGATGCGGATAAAAACAGTGTGAAACGGTCGGACGATATCTGCCAGTGGGATCAGGATTTCTTCCGCGTCGACCAGGATGCGCTGTTCGAGCTGGTTTTGGCCGCTAACTATCTGGATATCAAGGCTCTTTTGGATACTGGCTGTAAAATGGTGGCCAATATGATCAAAGGTAAAACACCGGAGGAGCTTCGGCAGATATTTAACGTTAAAAATGATTTTACGCCGGAAGAGGAGGAACAACTTCGCAGGGAGAATGAATGGTGTGAAGAGATGTGAATGAGGCCTACCTACCTTCCATACAATATTTCAATATTGCAACCAATAAACAGGTGCTTACAATTTCAATTAAACGTACACGTAGAAAAACGATTATAGTTAGAAGCAACAATATCAGGTGTTGTGTCatattttttaatcaaaaaaaattcaagctGAATTGATAATCCTTCTGCTTCTACTAGATCTTTAATAAACccaaaaatacttatttttgattctacaatttttttgatAGCAATTATTGCTATTTTTAGAAATAACAAAgcttattgttgaactaaaaggttaaacagaatcaaaaaaatatcttgGTAAGCCCTGAGtctatattttttgttgaatttatacagaatattttgcatttacaaATTAACTTTCTGCGTGTTTAAATGGGTTCTCAATAAATGTTAGAAAAGGAaatgtttgtgttttgttttaaactattattttgaaatcattctgaaaagagaagagaaaaatttgtCCTTCTTAATTTGGTTTATGGCGACCATAAACGCGGCGTATGGCGACCattcgtagttgtgcagcatttGAGCATTAAATACTATCCACTTGGAAATATACCAATTTGAATAAGCCAGGTAGCCAAGCTGGGAGGCACAGAATCATGTGGTTTTTAGTATCTGATCAACTGTACTTTTAGGTCAAGTGTTACattatttaaagtaataattatggtagtatttatttattgcgACATCGTCGAGGGTAATCCCAATTCTTTACGTTGCTCATTGACGCAGCACCAAAAACTTTTTGAGTTTGCCTTGTTGTGACGGCGTTGCAGATTGTTCTGGTGGGCGTTATACAGGTGATGATTGAGTTGCTTATAGGTAGTATTCATTTCTACGTATCTTATTCTCGTGGAATCAGTGCGGTACTTGCTGTGTCGTCTAAGTTCTAAGGGCTAAGGGTCGATAGCATATACAAGAATGCTAGAAATGGTCGATGCAGCGAGACTGGCATCGTAATCGCGGAGAACCTCATCCCAATCAACGCTGCCCAGAAAATCGTTCATatcgttgaaattggttttacTAAAGTCATATAAGAGGCTTTCAGAAGTATCCCGAAAGCGTTGTTGTGGCCTGATCTTTAATTCCGTTAGTAAGGGAGGATGATGCCTGCAGATCTTTACAAGTGGTATCGGAGCTTCTGTAACCATACAGTCTACGCACAGCTCGTCGCTAGCGAAGCACAGATCAAGGGTCCGATGATTCTCATTTTAAATTACATTCATCTGTCTAAGTTCAGCGGTGCTATATGTATCAAGCAGTTTCCGCGGGGCTATACCGATGGCCGATCGAGAGGGGACCGGGAATAGAGGACCGTGGGTATTACGCTACCAAGAGATCGCGCTTAAGTTGAAATCACCCAAAATAACTTGCGACACAGCCCAGTTGATAGCTTCAAGATGGTTGTCCATCAGGTTTTCATCTTTGACTCGATCGGGAGGAATGTAAACTATGCAGAGATAGAGTATTGCGTCAACACTGGTAATCGCGACCCAGAATTATCCAACTGCCGAACTGGATTAACTGTGCGGGACCTCAACTTGAATCCTGAGCGAACAGCTAACAAAACGCCACCCCCAGTACTTTTACAACTATTTGAACACGACcttttaactcgtagtgaactacgcataatcacTGGACTCCTAACAGGGCACAACCCCGctttttatcatttaaagaacatCGGCAAGGTATCCTCCGAcatctgccgcttttgtaactctgaacctgaaagttcagcgcagcGCAGGAAGTTTCCTttttactccatatcaggtatggagcctgaATCCCAAAAcagtcattggctttataaaccatgtagtaccgaattggggcacagcaTTACAACTATCCCGTTCAACTCTattaatgggtatgagcggtccgtaaactgtgtacagtaaTCGGGGGCCtcccacaaaagacgatcattaagactgtcgcagtggccttttaacccaatgcccttctgacatacaaaaaaaaatctgaaggTTTCGGTGAGAGCGTATACGTCATAACACCAATAGCTAAAGGCTAACTGGTACTCGACGAGAGAGCTGTTCATTCCTCCAACGTTTTGATAGTATACCGGGACATTCGAGGTAGCGGGTGCCGCGATACTTGCTACGGTTGGCGTACTGGGAATCGATACTTGCCTTGGAGGGCGACTTGGAAACCCTCTTCACCAGCACTAGACTCAGGGCCGGAAAGACTTGGACGGCAAGAACGAGTCAATTACGATTGTAAATTGGTGCCTACGGCTCGACTGAGCTAGACGGATCAAGGGTTTCCATTTCGCGTTGTGGTAGGTGTCCCGGACCGGATGATAAGCTTGAGCTTAACTGACTTGAAGTATTGGCCAAAGACGAGGTGTAAGAATGCGGTAGCGATGTATAGATTTACGTGTAAAATAGCCAGAACCGGCAGAACAGTAACAGCGACGCATATTAGAAAGCTCAATGGACGTCTCTTCTCAGAACGATACAGTCCGTCCGTTTGCTGACAGCGTTCATCTCAGCCGTTGCGGTTCTGTTGTCGAGTCTGCAGCCGAAGTGCTCCAACCTACTCTCACATGCAAGTACTCACGATTCTACGGGTCTGTACTTCTTCATCGCTCCTCCGTTTCCAACGCGGATTCATTTTGTCTTTAAAGCTAACTAGCTTGTGTAGCTTGTTGAACCATACTGAAATTGAGAGGAAGAGAATTGACGCTACTGGTTACTACTGTCCTCAAATCTTCATCCATGGTGGTTGACGCGACGACAAAATCTTCGTCTGGCCAGGCATGTTGGTTGATGAGCCTGGACAGCACGTCGGCATTCCCGAACTTGTCAGTCGAGACGCATTCCATGGAGAAATCGTAGTTGAGCAGAGTGACGGCCGAACGTTGGAGCCGGTTGGCGGTGTAGATTGGACCCAAAAATCCGTAGAAGCGGTGCACGGTGCGTTTGCAACTTGAACTCCCTTCCAAAAATGAACTTGTAGAATTAGAGACTGCAAAAACTATCGCCAAACCTTCACGATCCCGCTGGGAGTATCGTTTCTCTGTATTGTTGAGTGCCCGGGAAGCGTGCTGAGTGACCATGATTCTACCGTCAGGGCAGCAGCACTTATGGCTAATTGTTGCGCCAACTCCAATTGAAGACGCGTTGAAGACAAACTTCACGTAATAATTTATTGCAGCTAGTAAGGAACGAACCCCGGTGAGGTCCGTCGGTGGAGGCATGCTCTTGATCGCTGCGATTTTGGTTGGCTCTGGGCGAATACCATCTCGATCCAGCAAGAGACCCAAGTATCCACTCTGCGCCTTCGCAAAAGAGCACTTTTCAGAGCATATGGTGAACCCGTACTCTTGAATCCACTGTAGAACTACGTGCGTCCTTGCTTCCGACGACGACATCATGCAACTACCCAGCGGTACCCGGAAGTCCAGCCAGCATGGTATCGATCAGCTACTGGAATGCCCCTGATGCAGCCTTTACCCCGGGTGGCAATCTGTTGTATTGGTACAGGCTACAGTGGGTATTGATGGTGAACATGCCGCAAGAACTTTCACCGACTTCCATTTGCAGAAACGCGTCGGACAAGTCGATTGTGCTGAACACGATGCAGCCGGTCAGCTTGGAGAAAATATCCTGAGGCAATGGGAGTGGATATTGATGGGACTGAAGCCGCTCGTTGAGCCCAGTGGAGTAATTTCCACATATGCGTATGGTGCCATTCGCCTTCCTGACCACTACTATCGGAGCCGTCCACTCGCTGTAGTCCACTGGTGAAATAATGTTCAACCGTTTCAGTCGTTCAAGCTCCTTGTCTACTGTAGGGAACATGGCGTAGGAAACTAGTCTGCGAGAGCGGAAAACCGGTTGACACGATTCCTTGAGGACTATTTTGACTTTGGATTTGTTGCACAGCCCTAACGTTGTACTGAACAGCTTCGGGTACGCCTTCTGCAAGTAATTTTCATCAACTGGTACACCATTAAGCTGGTTACAAAAGTTGTCCATCGGTAGACACCTAAGGTTGAATTTGTCGATGAAGTCTATACCCAGCAGGTTGGGGAAACATTTGGAGACGAACATCCGATCACTTTGGGCCGATCCGTTGAACGTCACCTCACAAGCAAACTCGTGCAGTAAGTCGAGTTGCTCACCTGAAGCTGATTTGGCAATCTGTGTTATAGGAACCGCTGTTGGTTGGTTCCCAGACCTGCTCGGACACGATGGGGATGTCTGAAGCCGTATCCAGTTGTAGACACACGGGAACCCCGTTAATTTCCACCCCGTTTTGGTGGAAAATTTACCGTTGCGCTGCTTTATTGGCTTGGACAAACGCTTGGACGCTCCTTATGACCAAACTGCCAACAATTGCTGCATTGATGATATCGGAAACTGCAGTGCCT contains these protein-coding regions:
- the LOC128732355 gene encoding S-phase kinase-associated protein 1-like, yielding MASNSIKLQSSDGKIFETTVDIVKCSGTLRTMNHLVLDRTKEDLVPLQNVAAATLEKVLEWATYHKDDPEPIEDADKNSVKRSDDICQWDQDFFRVDQDALFELVLAANYLDIKALLDTGCKMVANMIKGKTPEELRQIFNVKNDFTPEEEEQLRRENEWCEEM